One region of Candidatus Electrothrix rattekaaiensis genomic DNA includes:
- a CDS encoding D-alanine--D-alanine ligase, whose translation MNKIRLALIAGGTSGEREVSLKGAAGVEQALNKEKYEVVRYDPATDLARLAADAEQLDAAFILLHGIHGEDGTVQGMLELLGIPYQGAGVLGSALAMDKNLAKTMYRLHGLPIAAWEMASKEHIADSAPLLAKLTLPVVVKPIRQGSSLGMSLVREPEQLSPALATAFEHDNQVMVEEFIQGREITVGVLGNDELTPLPLVEVIPDAKYAFFDYEAKYQPGATREVCPAEVDDSIRDKAQQYGLTAHRALQLRGYSRTDMIIQDDEIFLLETNTIPGMTPTSLLPQAAAQAGLDFSALLDRLIALAME comes from the coding sequence ATGAACAAAATACGCTTAGCCCTGATCGCCGGAGGCACATCCGGCGAACGTGAGGTCTCCCTGAAAGGAGCCGCCGGAGTAGAACAGGCCCTGAATAAAGAAAAATACGAGGTTGTGCGCTACGACCCGGCCACCGACCTAGCCCGTCTTGCCGCTGATGCAGAGCAGCTGGATGCCGCCTTCATCCTCCTACACGGCATCCACGGCGAAGACGGTACCGTCCAGGGTATGCTGGAGCTACTGGGCATCCCCTACCAGGGAGCCGGAGTCTTGGGCAGTGCCCTAGCAATGGATAAAAACCTCGCCAAAACCATGTACCGCCTGCACGGCCTGCCAATTGCAGCCTGGGAAATGGCGAGCAAGGAGCATATCGCCGATTCCGCCCCTCTGCTCGCTAAACTCACCCTGCCCGTGGTGGTCAAACCCATCCGCCAAGGCTCCTCCCTGGGCATGTCCCTTGTCCGTGAACCGGAACAGCTCTCCCCTGCCCTGGCCACCGCCTTTGAGCACGACAATCAGGTTATGGTGGAAGAGTTTATCCAAGGTCGGGAAATCACCGTGGGTGTGCTCGGCAATGACGAGCTGACCCCCCTGCCCCTGGTGGAGGTCATCCCTGATGCAAAATACGCGTTCTTTGATTACGAGGCTAAGTACCAACCCGGTGCCACTCGCGAGGTCTGCCCGGCAGAGGTGGACGACAGCATTCGCGATAAGGCGCAACAGTACGGCCTCACCGCACACCGCGCTTTGCAGCTGCGGGGCTACAGCCGCACTGATATGATCATCCAGGACGATGAAATCTTCCTTCTGGAAACCAATACCATTCCCGGCATGACCCCGACCAGCCTCCTGCCCCAAGCAGCAGCCCAAGCCGGACTCGACTTCTCGGCCCTGCTGGATCGGCTGATTGCCTTGGCAATGGAGTGA
- a CDS encoding N-6 DNA methylase, with product MPLSWNEIRNRAFAFAAEWKDETSEHAEAKSFWDDFFNVFGISRRRVASFEQHIKKGDGKAGFIDLLWKGTLLIEHKSKGRDLDRAHQQASDYFSGLTEKELPKFILVSDFDHFRLYDYDQGGDIVAEFQLVDLPANIKHFAFMAGWTVTELPPEHPVNIKAAEKMGRLHDELKAIGYAGHDLERYLVRLLFCLFAEDTGIFEKNLLRDLIQIHTAEDGSDLADRLNHLFQVLNTPHEQRLQTLPEHLAAFEYINGDLFAESLPVAGFNADMRNMLLDACELDWAGISPAIFGSLFQSVMDAKERRNLGAHYTSETNILKLINPLFLEELQAEFARVKKSKKKLAEFHAKLSRLTFLDPACGCGNFLVITYRELRLLELEVLQALYPEKELKSFSGQARQGQLFTLGQLIRVNVDQFYGIEYEEFPAQIAQVAMWLVDHQINLKVSEAFGMYFARIPLKSTANIVHGNALQIPWESVVAQERLSYILGNPPFIGKHYQTAEQKNELKNIFSGISGARVLDYVAAWYILAARYVQETEIKVAFVSTNSITQGEQVSILWKELIDNYGMVINFAHRTFRWNNEAKGNAAVHVVIVGFADTEVNNKLIFDYAEISGEPKEIKAKNINPYLVDAGSLVLAKRKKPLCDVAKMVWGSKPTDGGHLIFQNEEEKNKFVEEETGAEKWIRPFQGGQDLIHNNHRYCLWLKGISPAELQKLPNVLRRVEQVKQMRSESKKTATQKWAAYPTLFAEDRQPDSDYLAVPEVSSERRRYIPIAYVKKDVIASNKIQLVPNATLYHFGVLTSEIHMTWTKYICGRLKSDYSYSSTVVYNNYPWPLNATDKQKAKVEQAAQAVLAARAAFPDSTLADLYDPLTMPAQLTKAHAALDKAVDTCYRPQPFPNELNRMQFLFALYEELTAENEGLIKVT from the coding sequence ATGCCCCTGTCATGGAATGAAATACGCAACCGGGCCTTTGCCTTTGCTGCGGAATGGAAGGACGAAACCAGCGAACACGCTGAAGCGAAATCGTTCTGGGATGATTTTTTCAATGTGTTCGGGATATCCCGCAGGCGGGTGGCCAGCTTTGAGCAGCACATCAAAAAGGGCGACGGCAAAGCCGGGTTTATTGATTTGCTTTGGAAAGGCACCCTGCTGATTGAACATAAATCCAAGGGCCGTGACCTTGACCGCGCCCATCAGCAGGCAAGCGACTATTTTTCCGGCCTGACCGAGAAAGAGCTGCCCAAGTTCATTCTGGTTTCCGATTTCGACCACTTCCGACTCTATGACTATGATCAAGGTGGGGACATCGTTGCCGAGTTCCAGCTTGTGGACCTGCCCGCCAATATCAAGCATTTCGCCTTTATGGCGGGCTGGACGGTAACGGAGCTTCCCCCGGAACATCCCGTTAACATCAAGGCGGCGGAAAAAATGGGTCGCCTCCATGATGAGCTCAAGGCTATCGGGTATGCGGGCCATGATCTGGAGCGGTATCTTGTCCGCCTGCTCTTCTGTCTCTTTGCCGAAGACACCGGCATCTTTGAAAAGAACCTGTTGCGTGACCTTATTCAAATCCATACGGCTGAAGACGGTTCTGACCTTGCCGACCGCCTGAATCATCTTTTTCAGGTGCTCAACACGCCCCATGAACAACGGCTGCAAACCCTGCCGGAACATTTAGCGGCCTTTGAATATATCAACGGGGATCTGTTCGCTGAATCGCTGCCCGTGGCCGGTTTCAATGCCGACATGCGCAATATGCTGCTTGATGCCTGCGAGCTGGATTGGGCCGGGATTTCTCCGGCTATCTTCGGTAGTCTGTTTCAGTCGGTCATGGATGCAAAAGAGCGGCGCAATCTGGGAGCGCATTACACCTCTGAAACAAATATTCTCAAGTTGATCAATCCCCTTTTTCTGGAAGAGCTGCAAGCCGAGTTTGCTCGGGTCAAAAAATCGAAAAAGAAACTTGCCGAGTTCCACGCCAAACTGTCCCGACTCACCTTTCTTGATCCGGCCTGCGGTTGCGGGAATTTTCTGGTCATCACCTACAGAGAATTGCGCCTGCTGGAACTGGAAGTGCTGCAAGCACTTTATCCTGAAAAAGAACTGAAGTCGTTTTCAGGGCAGGCCAGACAGGGACAACTCTTCACGCTTGGGCAGCTGATCCGGGTCAATGTGGATCAGTTTTACGGCATTGAATACGAAGAGTTCCCGGCCCAGATTGCTCAGGTTGCCATGTGGCTGGTGGATCATCAGATAAACCTGAAGGTTTCCGAAGCCTTTGGCATGTACTTTGCCCGTATTCCGTTGAAATCCACTGCCAATATTGTCCATGGTAATGCGTTGCAAATCCCCTGGGAAAGCGTGGTCGCGCAGGAGCGGCTTTCTTATATTCTCGGGAATCCGCCCTTTATCGGCAAGCATTACCAAACTGCTGAACAGAAGAACGAGCTGAAAAATATTTTTTCCGGTATTTCGGGAGCAAGAGTTCTGGATTATGTTGCAGCGTGGTACATTTTGGCAGCAAGATATGTTCAAGAAACTGAAATAAAAGTTGCCTTTGTATCGACAAACTCAATAACTCAAGGGGAACAGGTTTCTATCCTGTGGAAAGAACTGATTGACAACTATGGCATGGTAATCAATTTTGCTCACAGGACATTCAGATGGAATAACGAGGCAAAAGGTAACGCTGCTGTTCATGTTGTCATTGTTGGCTTTGCAGACACAGAGGTTAACAATAAATTAATCTTTGATTATGCTGAGATCTCAGGTGAACCAAAAGAGATAAAAGCGAAAAATATTAACCCGTATCTTGTTGATGCCGGTTCGCTCGTTCTTGCCAAACGAAAAAAGCCTCTCTGCGATGTAGCAAAAATGGTATGGGGCAGTAAACCTACTGATGGCGGACATCTTATTTTTCAGAATGAAGAAGAAAAAAACAAGTTTGTCGAGGAAGAAACCGGAGCGGAAAAATGGATCAGACCTTTTCAGGGAGGACAAGACCTTATCCACAATAATCATAGATATTGTCTTTGGTTAAAAGGGATTTCTCCGGCAGAACTGCAAAAGCTCCCAAACGTATTGCGAAGAGTTGAACAGGTAAAACAGATGCGTTCAGAGAGCAAAAAAACAGCGACGCAAAAGTGGGCAGCTTATCCGACATTGTTTGCTGAGGATCGTCAACCGGATTCTGATTATCTCGCAGTTCCTGAAGTTTCTTCCGAAAGAAGGCGTTATATTCCCATTGCCTATGTAAAAAAGGATGTGATTGCTAGCAATAAGATTCAGCTTGTTCCAAATGCGACTTTATATCATTTTGGCGTGTTAACATCTGAAATACACATGACCTGGACAAAATATATATGTGGAAGGCTGAAGAGCGATTATAGCTATTCAAGCACAGTTGTCTACAACAACTACCCCTGGCCCCTCAACGCAACAGATAAGCAGAAAGCAAAGGTGGAACAGGCAGCTCAGGCCGTGCTTGCAGCCCGCGCCGCTTTCCCGGACAGCACCCTTGCTGACCTCTACGACCCGCTGACCATGCCCGCGCAACTCACCAAGGCCCATGCCGCCTTAGACAAAGCCGTTGATACATGCTACCGCCCCCAACCTTTCCCCAACGAGCTGAACAGGATGCAGTTCCTTTTTGCCCTGTACGAGGAATTGACCGCAGAGAATGAGGGGTTGATTAAGGTTACATAA
- a CDS encoding SAM-dependent chlorinase/fluorinase, with translation MQPSGIISLITDFGLIDPYVGQMKGSVLRRNPRAQLVDLSHAIPRQDIIGAAIVLHSSYAFFPVGTVHLIVVDPGVGSQRRILAAAGDEQIFMAPDNGIFSLLLRDQIVTRVYQLEKKELFSDVVSSTFHGRDIMGPVAAALAGGLVEPAAVGARGFACLLCVSRPPCSACCRGEDYRAGARD, from the coding sequence ATGCAGCCATCCGGCATCATAAGCCTGATAACTGATTTCGGTCTGATTGATCCCTATGTTGGCCAGATGAAGGGATCGGTTCTCCGGCGTAACCCAAGGGCTCAGCTGGTGGATCTCAGTCATGCGATTCCCAGGCAGGATATTATCGGCGCCGCCATTGTTCTGCACAGCAGTTACGCCTTCTTTCCAGTGGGAACCGTGCATCTGATTGTTGTTGATCCCGGAGTGGGTAGCCAACGGAGAATTTTGGCTGCTGCGGGTGATGAGCAGATTTTTATGGCCCCGGATAACGGGATATTCTCCCTGCTTCTGCGGGATCAGATTGTCACTAGGGTATATCAGCTTGAAAAAAAGGAGCTTTTTTCCGACGTTGTCAGTTCGACGTTTCACGGACGGGACATCATGGGGCCAGTGGCGGCTGCCTTGGCAGGAGGGCTGGTGGAACCAGCAGCTGTTGGGGCCAGAGGTTTCGCTTGCCTCCTGTGTGTGTCTCGACCTCCCTGTAGCGCATGTTGCAGAGGGGAAGATTACAGGGCAGGTGCTCGGGATTGA
- a CDS encoding DEAD/DEAH box helicase yields MTTFTDIGLNDELLQALAALGFTEPTPVQIKVIPLMLEQEIDIVSLAQTGTGKTAAFGLPLIQLIDPKEKRTQGLVLCPTRELCMQVSRDLESFSRFSRGIKVLAIYGGASIEQQMRELRKGVQIIVATPGRLRDLIKRGRVDISAVRYAVFDEADEMLQMGFQDELNAILAETPKEKNTLLFSATMSREVANIASRYMTNPVEITMGKKNAGAENVTHEYYLINGRDRYPALKRIVDNNPNNYSIIFCRTRRDTQEVADKLIQDGYRADSLHGELSQAQRDLVMDKFRKKHLQLLVATDVAARGLDVNDLTHVINYSLPDDIAGYTHRSGRTGRAGSSGTSIALVDMRERHRIRHIEQKINKQFKKAQVPTGKEICTKQLRSLMEVISKTEVDHDQIDPLYADIEQQLEHLDREQLIKKFISLEFNRFLQYYKNAPDLNQQVSGKDRQSSFQKNSRSSQTNNAFTRVHLNVGRRNGILPENLISTINAAPGGGRIKVGKIEIMRNTATIEGDSRFISQILGAFQHFKVNGKAVTAKVIQAPTGGGSGRRYGNAGSSRKPWKGRSPRK; encoded by the coding sequence ATGACCACATTTACAGACATCGGCCTGAATGATGAACTCCTTCAGGCTCTTGCCGCCCTGGGATTTACAGAACCAACCCCGGTACAGATCAAGGTTATCCCGCTGATGCTGGAGCAGGAAATTGATATCGTCAGCCTAGCCCAGACCGGAACCGGCAAGACCGCTGCCTTTGGTTTGCCGTTGATCCAGCTGATCGACCCGAAAGAAAAACGAACCCAGGGTTTGGTCCTCTGTCCGACCCGTGAGCTTTGCATGCAGGTGTCGAGAGACCTGGAAAGCTTTTCTCGTTTCTCCAGAGGAATCAAAGTATTGGCAATTTACGGCGGAGCAAGCATTGAACAGCAGATGCGCGAACTCCGTAAAGGTGTGCAGATTATCGTTGCTACACCAGGACGCCTGCGGGATCTGATTAAACGGGGCAGAGTTGATATCTCGGCTGTTCGGTATGCGGTCTTTGACGAGGCTGATGAAATGCTGCAAATGGGTTTCCAGGATGAACTCAACGCTATCCTGGCCGAAACCCCGAAAGAAAAAAACACCCTGTTGTTCTCCGCAACCATGTCCAGAGAGGTTGCCAATATTGCCAGCAGGTACATGACCAATCCCGTGGAAATAACCATGGGAAAAAAGAATGCCGGTGCTGAAAATGTGACCCACGAGTATTACCTGATCAACGGCAGAGACCGCTATCCCGCCTTAAAACGGATCGTGGATAATAACCCGAACAACTACTCTATTATTTTCTGCCGAACCAGAAGAGACACCCAGGAAGTGGCGGACAAGCTGATTCAGGACGGCTACCGAGCGGATTCCCTACACGGAGAATTGAGCCAAGCGCAGCGGGATCTAGTTATGGATAAATTCCGCAAAAAACACCTGCAATTGCTGGTGGCCACTGATGTCGCAGCCCGTGGCTTGGATGTCAACGACCTAACCCATGTCATCAACTACAGCCTGCCCGATGATATTGCTGGCTATACGCATCGTAGCGGTCGTACCGGGCGGGCCGGAAGCAGCGGCACCTCCATTGCTCTGGTTGACATGCGGGAACGCCATCGGATCAGACATATTGAGCAGAAGATCAATAAACAGTTCAAAAAGGCCCAGGTTCCTACGGGCAAAGAGATCTGCACCAAGCAGCTGCGCAGTCTGATGGAGGTTATCAGCAAGACCGAGGTGGATCATGACCAGATTGATCCCCTGTATGCGGATATTGAGCAGCAACTTGAACATTTGGACCGAGAGCAGCTGATCAAGAAATTTATTTCTTTGGAATTCAATCGCTTCCTGCAATACTATAAAAATGCCCCTGATCTCAACCAGCAGGTCAGCGGCAAAGATCGACAAAGCTCCTTCCAAAAAAATTCAAGAAGCTCGCAAACAAATAATGCCTTTACTCGCGTTCACCTCAATGTCGGACGGCGCAACGGTATTTTGCCGGAAAACCTGATCAGCACGATCAATGCAGCTCCAGGCGGTGGTCGCATCAAGGTGGGTAAGATAGAAATTATGCGCAATACCGCGACCATTGAAGGAGACAGTCGTTTCATCTCTCAGATACTGGGTGCCTTTCAGCATTTCAAGGTCAACGGCAAAGCCGTAACCGCAAAGGTCATCCAAGCACCTACTGGTGGTGGCAGCGGACGACGATACGGTAATGCGGGAAGTTCCCGCAAACCTTGGAAAGGCAGGAGCCCGAGAAAATAA
- a CDS encoding AAA family ATPase — MPSINNELQLANDFVRFTDRNIFLTGKAGTGKTTFLHNLEKDSAKRMIITAPTGVAAINAGGVTLHSFFQLPFGPFVPGSEAYERTQQHQFRFSKEKKKIIKSLDLLVIDEISMVRADLLDAVDEALRHHRRNSLPFGGVQVLMIGDLHQLAPVAKRNEWQLLENHYASIYFFSSKVLSRTELVTIELQHIYRQSDDSFIKLLNRVRNNWLDQRSIHALNQRYLPQFSPQEDDGYITLTTHNRSADTINSKQLNELDTKEFRFTAEISGDFPEHTYPAPADLRLKKGAQVMFVRNDPSAEKRYYNGKIGRVSKITGTKITVLCPDDEQEIAVQPIVWENIKYTLNQENSEIEEEVIGKFEQYPLKTAWAITIHKSQGLTFEKAIIDAQAAFAHGQVYVALSRCKTFEGLVLSSPISDCGVATDTAVLGFAEQARNNPPSEDKLQEAKIGFQQKLLVECFDFKQLRDRLGYFLHLLQGNDRLVQVMGISVADLEVLEERAVQEIFLISENFRNQLHDIFAAGKLPESDAHIQERACKASGWFQEKFKLIFADSISKLHIDTDNKELGKKINNVLNNLKLDLAVKLAGVRSCEQGVAPSKYLRAVSAAEINFVPEKAKKQQGPEYSEVDVEHPELFKTLKKWRAKKAQELDLAHFQILHQRTLIQIAVALPENLVALKKIHGVGKMTVQKYGVELVGLVGEYRGRE; from the coding sequence ATGCCTTCAATAAATAACGAATTGCAGCTGGCAAACGACTTTGTTCGCTTTACTGATCGCAACATTTTTCTAACCGGTAAGGCCGGAACCGGCAAAACCACCTTTCTCCATAATCTGGAAAAGGATTCGGCCAAGCGGATGATTATCACGGCTCCCACTGGTGTTGCGGCGATCAATGCTGGCGGAGTGACCTTGCATTCTTTTTTTCAGCTGCCCTTTGGTCCCTTTGTGCCGGGCAGCGAGGCATACGAGCGCACCCAGCAGCACCAATTCCGTTTCAGTAAGGAGAAGAAAAAAATCATCAAGAGTCTTGATCTGCTGGTGATTGATGAAATAAGCATGGTTCGGGCTGATCTCTTGGATGCCGTGGATGAGGCCCTGCGGCACCATCGCCGCAACAGTCTGCCCTTTGGTGGCGTGCAGGTGCTGATGATCGGCGATCTGCACCAGTTGGCTCCGGTGGCGAAACGCAATGAATGGCAGCTGCTGGAGAATCATTACGCTTCCATCTATTTTTTCAGCAGCAAGGTGCTTAGCCGCACCGAGCTGGTCACCATTGAGCTGCAACATATTTATCGCCAGTCCGATGACAGCTTTATCAAACTCCTCAACCGGGTGCGTAACAACTGGCTTGATCAGCGCTCCATTCATGCGTTGAACCAACGTTATCTTCCCCAATTTAGCCCGCAGGAGGATGACGGCTACATCACCCTGACCACTCATAATCGCAGTGCCGACACCATTAACAGCAAGCAACTGAACGAACTCGACACAAAGGAGTTCCGTTTTACTGCCGAGATTTCCGGGGATTTCCCGGAACACACCTATCCGGCTCCGGCAGACCTGCGTCTGAAAAAAGGGGCGCAGGTGATGTTTGTCCGCAATGATCCTTCTGCGGAGAAACGATATTATAACGGCAAGATCGGTCGGGTAAGCAAAATAACCGGGACGAAAATCACCGTGCTCTGCCCTGATGATGAGCAGGAGATTGCGGTGCAGCCCATTGTCTGGGAAAATATCAAATACACCTTGAATCAGGAAAACAGCGAGATTGAAGAAGAAGTTATCGGCAAGTTTGAGCAATACCCCCTGAAAACGGCTTGGGCCATCACCATCCACAAGAGTCAGGGCCTGACCTTTGAAAAGGCGATCATTGATGCCCAAGCAGCCTTTGCCCACGGTCAGGTGTACGTGGCTCTGAGCCGCTGCAAGACCTTTGAAGGTCTGGTGCTCAGCTCGCCCATCTCGGACTGCGGTGTTGCCACGGATACGGCGGTTTTAGGTTTTGCCGAGCAGGCCCGCAACAATCCTCCCTCTGAAGATAAGCTCCAAGAGGCCAAAATCGGTTTTCAGCAGAAATTGCTGGTAGAGTGTTTTGATTTCAAGCAACTGCGCGACCGGCTGGGCTATTTTCTTCACCTGCTTCAGGGCAATGACCGGCTTGTGCAGGTCATGGGGATCAGTGTTGCCGATCTTGAGGTGCTGGAGGAACGGGCTGTGCAGGAGATCTTTCTGATCAGCGAGAATTTCAGGAACCAACTGCACGATATTTTCGCGGCGGGCAAGCTACCCGAATCGGACGCGCATATCCAGGAACGAGCCTGCAAGGCATCGGGCTGGTTTCAGGAGAAATTCAAGCTGATCTTTGCTGATTCCATCTCCAAGCTGCATATTGATACGGATAATAAGGAGCTGGGCAAAAAGATAAATAATGTCCTGAATAACCTGAAGCTGGATCTGGCTGTGAAGCTGGCCGGAGTTCGCTCCTGCGAGCAGGGGGTTGCACCGTCAAAATATCTGCGGGCTGTTTCTGCGGCTGAGATCAATTTTGTCCCGGAAAAGGCGAAAAAGCAGCAGGGGCCGGAATACTCTGAAGTGGATGTCGAACATCCTGAGCTGTTCAAGACCTTGAAGAAATGGCGGGCAAAAAAGGCTCAAGAGCTGGATCTTGCTCATTTTCAGATTCTGCATCAGCGGACCCTGATTCAGATCGCTGTTGCTCTGCCGGAGAATTTGGTTGCCCTGAAGAAGATTCATGGGGTAGGGAAGATGACGGTGCAGAAGTACGGTGTGGAGCTGGTGGGGTTGGTTGGGGAGTATCGAGGCAGGGAGTGA
- a CDS encoding pentapeptide repeat-containing protein: protein MKNILTIIIGCGFFINIFCQPVAAFNPDHIKRLLATNKCRGCNLRDADLKGADLKGADLRGADLENVFISMANLANANLANVNFRGGRGSKANFSSAVLSGADFHDANLAESNFSAADLSGADLSIAYLEKADFQRANLTGCNLKKTNLRMANLQHAILNQADLQEASLRSAELTGVQLIGATMQEAYMWNTKMDDATREYAQNNGAVFKKKAPVKECCDD from the coding sequence ATGAAAAATATTTTAACTATTATCATAGGCTGCGGATTTTTTATCAACATATTCTGCCAACCGGTGGCGGCTTTCAATCCGGATCATATAAAGAGGCTTTTGGCAACCAATAAGTGCAGAGGGTGTAATCTCCGCGATGCTGATCTAAAGGGAGCTGACTTGAAGGGAGCTGATCTGAGGGGAGCTGATCTGGAAAATGTTTTTATTTCCATGGCAAATCTGGCAAACGCAAACCTAGCAAACGTTAATTTCAGAGGAGGTCGTGGTTCCAAAGCCAATTTTTCCTCAGCTGTTTTGTCCGGTGCGGATTTTCATGATGCTAATCTTGCCGAATCGAATTTCTCTGCTGCTGATCTTTCCGGTGCTGATTTGAGTATTGCATACTTAGAAAAAGCCGACTTTCAAAGAGCCAACCTGACAGGTTGCAATCTGAAGAAAACAAATTTGAGGATGGCAAACCTGCAACATGCCATCCTCAACCAAGCTGATTTGCAAGAAGCTAGCTTGAGGAGTGCGGAGCTTACCGGAGTACAGCTCATAGGCGCTACTATGCAGGAGGCGTATATGTGGAATACAAAAATGGACGATGCAACCCGCGAGTACGCCCAAAACAACGGAGCAGTTTTTAAAAAAAAGGCACCGGTCAAAGAATGCTGCGATGATTAG
- a CDS encoding pentapeptide repeat-containing protein, whose amino-acid sequence MRKNIIIYMITGLVVQLSCHPAAAFDPNDLKKLLATNECRSCDLRGADLRKADLEGADLEGSDLTSANLSDSNLKGANLKKVRMENGSAFNTDFSSANLSGANLHDRALARANFSDANLSDADLSLTYSEKVNFERADLTACNLEKARLRTANLQNAVLMNANLQRAGLSNADLRGVQLTGANMQEAYMWRTKLDYEAHEYAQKNGAILKKRVRKDCCND is encoded by the coding sequence ATGAGAAAAAATATTATCATCTATATGATAACAGGGCTTGTCGTGCAACTGTCCTGCCATCCAGCTGCCGCTTTTGATCCAAATGACCTGAAGAAACTGCTGGCAACAAATGAATGCAGGAGTTGCGACCTCCGCGGTGCCGATCTGCGGAAAGCTGATCTGGAAGGAGCTGATCTGGAAGGGAGTGATTTGACAAGCGCCAATCTCAGCGACTCCAACCTGAAGGGAGCCAATCTGAAAAAAGTCCGTATGGAAAATGGATCCGCCTTTAATACGGACTTTTCTTCCGCAAATTTATCCGGGGCGAATCTGCACGACAGAGCTCTTGCCCGAGCGAATTTTTCCGATGCCAATCTTTCCGATGCCGATCTTAGTCTCACATATTCGGAGAAAGTTAACTTCGAAAGAGCCGACCTCACAGCCTGCAATCTTGAAAAGGCCCGTTTAAGGACAGCTAATTTACAGAATGCCGTCCTGATGAATGCCAACCTGCAACGAGCTGGCTTGAGCAATGCTGATCTCAGGGGAGTACAGTTGACAGGGGCGAATATGCAGGAGGCATATATGTGGAGGACAAAATTAGACTATGAGGCTCATGAGTATGCCCAAAAAAATGGAGCGATTTTAAAAAAAAGAGTGCGTAAGGATTGCTGCAATGATTAG
- a CDS encoding nitroreductase family protein: MKTKQAIESRRAVKHYDANHEMTPEEINEILSLAILSPTAFNIQNWRFVVVTDTELRKQIREVSWDQAQVTDASLFIVLCADLKSWEKKPDRYWVNAPKEVQEFMIPAIDAYYRGKDQVQRDEAMRSCGIAAQTLMISAKSMGYDSCPMDGFDFEKVAELIKLPADHVIALFVAIGKGTKEAWPRPGQLDLDDVVIKNSFA, from the coding sequence ATGAAGACAAAACAAGCAATAGAATCACGACGAGCTGTAAAGCACTATGATGCAAACCACGAGATGACACCCGAAGAGATTAATGAGATCTTATCATTAGCCATTCTCTCTCCTACAGCATTCAATATTCAAAACTGGCGTTTTGTTGTGGTAACAGATACAGAGTTACGGAAACAAATCAGGGAAGTATCTTGGGATCAAGCGCAAGTGACAGATGCATCCTTATTCATTGTTCTCTGTGCCGATCTGAAATCATGGGAGAAAAAACCTGATCGATACTGGGTTAATGCTCCAAAAGAAGTTCAGGAATTTATGATTCCAGCTATTGATGCTTACTATCGAGGCAAAGATCAGGTCCAGAGAGATGAGGCGATGAGATCTTGTGGCATCGCCGCACAAACATTAATGATTTCTGCAAAATCAATGGGCTATGATTCATGCCCAATGGATGGCTTTGATTTCGAAAAAGTTGCTGAACTTATCAAGCTCCCTGCGGACCATGTCATTGCACTGTTTGTGGCAATTGGCAAGGGCACAAAAGAGGCGTGGCCGAGACCGGGGCAGCTTGATCTTGACGATGTTGTTATCAAAAACAGTTTTGCATAG
- a CDS encoding RluA family pseudouridine synthase has protein sequence MIKTNQPPKKHQPRGLPILHEDKDIIVVVKSAGLLTVGTDREKSRTAHYLLNDYVRKGNPKSRKRVYVVHRLDKDTSGILIFAKSEQTKKILQENWGNTEKHYLAIVHGRLTEKEGTISSYLVENKAQKVYSTRNPAQGKLSHTAYKVAKESKGFSLVDIHLLTGRKHQIRVHFAEKGHPVAGDRKYETKNVALKRLALHARSISFPHPFTHKLMTFDTGIPDDFIRLFRQL, from the coding sequence ATGATCAAAACAAACCAGCCTCCTAAGAAGCATCAACCAAGAGGACTGCCCATCCTGCACGAGGACAAGGATATCATTGTGGTGGTGAAATCGGCTGGGCTGCTGACCGTCGGCACTGATCGGGAAAAATCAAGAACGGCCCATTATCTGCTCAATGATTATGTCCGCAAGGGGAATCCCAAATCACGCAAGAGGGTCTATGTGGTCCATCGCCTGGATAAGGACACGTCCGGGATACTTATTTTTGCCAAAAGCGAACAAACTAAAAAAATCTTGCAGGAGAACTGGGGGAATACCGAAAAACACTACTTGGCTATTGTTCACGGTCGACTGACAGAGAAAGAGGGAACGATCTCCTCCTATCTGGTCGAGAATAAAGCCCAGAAGGTTTACTCGACCCGTAATCCTGCTCAGGGGAAGCTCTCACATACGGCCTACAAAGTTGCAAAAGAATCAAAAGGGTTCAGCTTGGTTGATATTCATCTTCTCACTGGCCGCAAGCATCAGATTCGCGTACACTTTGCGGAAAAAGGCCATCCTGTCGCCGGAGACAGGAAATACGAGACCAAGAACGTCGCTTTAAAACGGCTTGCCCTCCATGCCCGCTCAATCTCTTTCCCTCATCCCTTCACCCATAAGCTCATGACTTTTGACACGGGGATACCGGATGATTTTATCAGACTGTTTCGGCAGCTGTAG